In Eleutherodactylus coqui strain aEleCoq1 chromosome 11, aEleCoq1.hap1, whole genome shotgun sequence, a single window of DNA contains:
- the LOC136581667 gene encoding protein kinase C theta type-like isoform X1, giving the protein MITIDTKHFPLFIRFFTAELICGLQFLHQRGIVHRDIKPDNIMLDRDGHIRIIDLGLAQDGLTASSMIRGVEGTTRYMAPEMILKQAYNVAVDWWSMGIVVSRMATGHSPFFDGQQLHIVRQSITTDKPSFPPWLDPDLRHLIKKLLQKDPERRLGLTGNIRSHPFFGDVRWEELEQRRIVPPFKPFPLAVGTGHLDLPEDAPALHPVSDFTFLAPSWTQ; this is encoded by the exons ATGATCACCATTGATACTAAACACTTTCCTCTCTTCATCAGGTTCTTCACAGCGGAGCTGATCTGCGGCCTCCAGTTTCTCCACCAGCGTGGCATCGTGCATCg AGACATCaagccagacaacatcatgctggatAGAGATGGGCACATCCGAATCATCGACCTGGGTCTGGCACAAGACGGTCTAACAGCGTCCAGCATGATCCGCGGAGTGGAAGGAACAACCCGCTACATGGCCCCCGAGATGATCCTGAAGCAAGCCTACAACGTAGCAGTGGATTGGTGGAGTATGGGCATCGTTGTGTCCAGAATGGCAACCGGACATTCACCATTTTTTGATGGCCAACAGCTACACATCGTCCGGCAGTCGATCACCACTGACAAGCCAAGCTTTCCACCGTGGCTGGATCCTGACCTGAGACATCTCATCAAGAAGCTgctacagaaggatccggagagGCGCCTGGGACTGACCGGAAACATCAGGAGCCACCCATTTTTCGGAGATGTGCGCTGGGAGGAACTGGAGCAGAGGAGAATAGTGCCACCATTTAAACCTTTTCCC CTCGCTGTAGGTACCGGCCACCTGGATTTGCCAGAAGATGCGCCAGCTCTTCACCCTGTGTCCGACTTCACATTTCTAGCACCTAGTTGGACACAGTAG
- the LOC136581667 gene encoding protein kinase C theta type-like isoform X2 → MLDRDGHIRIIDLGLAQDGLTASSMIRGVEGTTRYMAPEMILKQAYNVAVDWWSMGIVVSRMATGHSPFFDGQQLHIVRQSITTDKPSFPPWLDPDLRHLIKKLLQKDPERRLGLTGNIRSHPFFGDVRWEELEQRRIVPPFKPFPLAVGTGHLDLPEDAPALHPVSDFTFLAPSWTQ, encoded by the exons atgctggatAGAGATGGGCACATCCGAATCATCGACCTGGGTCTGGCACAAGACGGTCTAACAGCGTCCAGCATGATCCGCGGAGTGGAAGGAACAACCCGCTACATGGCCCCCGAGATGATCCTGAAGCAAGCCTACAACGTAGCAGTGGATTGGTGGAGTATGGGCATCGTTGTGTCCAGAATGGCAACCGGACATTCACCATTTTTTGATGGCCAACAGCTACACATCGTCCGGCAGTCGATCACCACTGACAAGCCAAGCTTTCCACCGTGGCTGGATCCTGACCTGAGACATCTCATCAAGAAGCTgctacagaaggatccggagagGCGCCTGGGACTGACCGGAAACATCAGGAGCCACCCATTTTTCGGAGATGTGCGCTGGGAGGAACTGGAGCAGAGGAGAATAGTGCCACCATTTAAACCTTTTCCC CTCGCTGTAGGTACCGGCCACCTGGATTTGCCAGAAGATGCGCCAGCTCTTCACCCTGTGTCCGACTTCACATTTCTAGCACCTAGTTGGACACAGTAG